The DNA segment AGTAAAAACTGTAGAGCAAAACCAATTTTGCCAATTTCATCTTGTCGACCCGTAAATACGCCCGCGGCTAAAGGATCATCAATGGTATTTCTAGCCTGAGACACTAGAGTATTAAACGGCTTTAAAATAACACTTAACCCCGCGATACCAACCACTGTGGCTAGAATGGCCGCAGCTATGGGGGAGTAACTTGATAGCCCCGCAGCGATAACTACGGTTAACATCAGCCAAACATACAGCTTAGCGCTAAAGCCCAATAAAGGTTTGCGTATAGCCTTGGGCTGCTTCCCCTTTTGAATAGCTTGATAGATGCCTTGGGCTCGATTGATTTGCTCCGGCGTGGCCTTACGGCGTACCGATTGATACTCGTGGATTTTACCGTTTTCAAAGACGGGTGCCACATAGGCATTGACCCAGTAGTGGTCGCCATTTTTACTGCGATTCTTAACAATCCCCACCCAAGGCTTACCTGTTTTAATACGCGACCAAAGCGACTCGAAAGCCGCCTCCGGCATATCGGGGTGACGCACCAGATTGTGAGGCTGTCTATGCAACTCATCAAAACTGTAGCCACTCACATTGATGAAGCCTTCATTTGCATACTTAATATTACCGTTAAGGTCCGTCGTCGACAGTAATATGCAATTGTCAGTTAATGTTTTTTCTGTTTGCGTGACCGGTTGGTTATTTCGCATTGTTATTAGTCTTATTGCTTAAACAAGATAGCAGCGATTCTGACAAGATCAGATAATGAAATCATTGATTGCTATCAACAAACGACATTCTGCTCATGATAAATCATGACAAATATCACATTGTTAATAAAACGCTGTATCACGAACTTTAGCAAACACTTTACTCACACACACGGTCATGATCCGGGGTTTAAACTCCTGTCATGACTGTGTATCGTTACTGGCTCGCCGCGAGTTCGATAAATGCCGCAGTGTACATCTTTAAGTTCAGCATAAATTGTTGGTAAGTAATAAACTCATTTTCACTGTGTCCCGTGTATTCAACGCCCGGCATAGCGGGACCAAAACTCAAGGCATTGGGGAATAGTTTACTGTTGGTCGAGCCGCCGATAGCGACAGGTTGTGGGTTATCAGTATCGGTATAGTGACCAAAGATACTCAGTAAGGTCTCCAAGTGTGGAGCACCCTCCATCACCATAGGTTTCCCCCAGTAAGTATCAATCCCCACTAACTGGACATGATTGTTAGCCTGCCAACGCGCCATTGCAAAGAGAGTTTGCTCATCCAGAAGCTCAGCCGTTTTACCTTTAGGGCGGCGAAGGTTAATGGTGATCTTAGTGCCTGCGACGCCTTGTTTGACCACCGTCGGGGCTAGGCTCATCGCGCCCATAAACTCATCTTTATAAGCAATATCACCAAATTGTTCACCGTAGTGACCTAAACCGACCATGTCATCAATAAATTTCTGGGTTAACGATGCTGTCGATTTGGGCCAAGTGCGGATTGAAAGTAACTCTGCAAGATGAGTAACCGCATTTATACCGTCTTCAGGCGTTGAGGAGTGCGTAGACTTACCATCGGCAAAAATAGTTAAACTCTCCTGAGTTTGCTTAAAGCGATACCTCATCTGTGGTTGTAATTCGGCCTTCTTTTTAAACGCCGCGAGCAGTTCACTATTCACATTGATAAGCTTAGCA comes from the Shewanella halifaxensis HAW-EB4 genome and includes:
- a CDS encoding dipeptidase, which translates into the protein MRVLPYLIAPLLASTLLSPSVLAVSPLSQKVADYAVDNYSKPMVENLANLVRFNTQAVEGLTPDTNPEFIGFKAELKALSHRLGLDYSDHGYVVLIGLGQSEEKLGVITHGDVQPADPELWLQSPYILDTQSEPGKLIGRGTEDDKGPIVTAMYAMKSIKDNDIRLNKRIELMVYMAEESDWQPLRDFLQSYTPANINITIDAEYPVVTAEKGWSQIAFTIPNIQSDSTTSEPQLLEFNGGSFASQVPQQAFAKLINVNSELLAAFKKKAELQPQMRYRFKQTQESLTIFADGKSTHSSTPEDGINAVTHLAELLSIRTWPKSTASLTQKFIDDMVGLGHYGEQFGDIAYKDEFMGAMSLAPTVVKQGVAGTKITINLRRPKGKTAELLDEQTLFAMARWQANNHVQLVGIDTYWGKPMVMEGAPHLETLLSIFGHYTDTDNPQPVAIGGSTNSKLFPNALSFGPAMPGVEYTGHSENEFITYQQFMLNLKMYTAAFIELAASQ